The genomic interval ATACAACGTCACAGACAGGTTCTCGCTGCGCGGGGATCTGCGTGAATTCCACGGTATCGACGAAAGCACATTCGACACCCAAGTTTCCCTGGGCTTCAGCCTTGCGTTCGCCCGAACCACGACATCCCCCTCTTCTGCTCCGGCTCCTGCCCCGGTTCCCGCGAAGCCGGCAGATAGCGACAACGATGGCGTGATCGATAGCCGTGACCAGTGCCCTGGCACCAAGGCTGGCGTAACCGTGAACACTGCCGGATGTGAGCTGGACGCTGACAACGATGGTGTCGTCAACAGTGCCGACCAGTGCCCGAACACCACGGCAGGAGCGGATGTCGATGCGACCGGTTGCGAAGGTGTGACTGAAACCATCGAAACCTTCGAGGTAGAGGTACAGTTTCCGACCAACAGCTCCGTTATTGGCAGCCAATACGATGACGAAATTCGTCGCGTAGCCGATTTCGTGAAGGCTCATCCGGAAACAGTGGTCGAAATTGGTGGCCACAGTGACGACCGTGGTGATGCGGACTACAACCAGACGCTGTCCAAGCGCCGTGCCCAAGCCGTTGCCAAGCGTCTTACCGACGCCTTCGGCATTGATCCCGAGCGCGTTACCGCAGTGGGCTACGGCGAAACTGAACCCGTAGCGAGCAACACCACCGCCGAAGGGCGCGCAGCCAATCGCCGCGTAGAGGCCCGCATACAGGTACAGCGTTAATGCGCTAACACCTCAGCAAACAAAAAGCGCCCACTGCCGTGGGCGCTTTTTTTTGGCTTTTCCCTGGCGCTCTTTGATTATTCAGCCTTGCCTCAAGCTTTATCCGCCTGGCCTAAAACGACTGGAACCAAATGGCCTCCCGTTTCGTGCTAGTAGGGATATAACCCTCAGTGCCAGTTACCTTTTTTGCTGTACTGACCCGAATTCCGGATCGCCCGGCTTTTCCGCACTCGCGGCTCTTTACTACCCACCCTAACAGGAGACTCTGCATGAGCATCATGCGATCATGTGCTATGGCTGCCGTCGCGGCTACCTTGGCATCACCGGCAATGGCTGAAGAACGCCAGGCTACCACCTACATCAATCCGTTTGCCGCCTACCAGATCTTCGACAATGAGCGTGAGCTCAGCGAGACCGGTACGTTTGGCGTGGGTGCTGAATACCGCTTTACCCCGAACTGGGCTGTGGAAGCGCTGTTCTCCCGGGCCGATGCCGATCGCGAGGGTGCGCTGGGTTCTTCCGATTTCGAAGAAATCCGCATGGACGCCATCTACTACTTCGCCGGGCCTGAAGAAGCCTGGAACCCGTACCTGTCAGCCGGTGCCGGTCATGCCGATTTCGGTACCAACGCAGCAGCGCCACGAACCGCGGGCAGCAACCACGATGAAACCCGGTTCAACGTGGGCGCCGGTGTGCGTTACAACATCACCGACATCGTGTCCCTGCGCGCCGACCTGCGGGAATTCCACGGCGTTGAAGACAGCACCTTTGACACCCAGATCTCCCTGGGCCTGAGCCTGGCGTTCGTACACGCCACGCCCCCGCCGCCCGACGCTGACAACGACGGCGTTATCGACAGCGCAGACCAGTGCCCCAACACGCCTGCCGGCGCCAAAGTGAACCGTACCGGCTGCCAGCTTGATGGCGACCAGGACGGCGTTGTCGATGCCCGTGACGCCTGCCCCAACACCCCCCGCGGTGCAAAAGTGGATGGTCGCGGCTGTGAACTCGACAGCGACAACGACGGCGTTGTGAACAGCATCGACGAATGCCCGAACACCGCTGCCGGCGCCAAGGTAGATGCCAAAGGCTGCGAAGGTATCACCAAGACCATCGAAACCTTCGAAATCGAAGTACAGTTCCCGCTCAACAGCGCCGAAATCGGTGATTCGTACGATGACGAAATTCGCCGGGTTGCGGACTTCCTGAAAGCCAACCCCGAAACCATCGTTGAGATTGCCGGCCATTCCGACAGCACCGGCGCTGCGGACTACAACCTGAACCTGTCGCAGCTGCGCGCCGAAGCCGTCGCCGCACGCCTGACCGATGCCCTCGGGGTTAACCCGGCACGCGTCAGCGCGACAGGTTATGGCGAAACACAGCCCATCGCCTCCAACGACACGGCCGAAGGCCGCGCGACTAACCGCCGGGTTGAGGCTCGTATCAAAATTAAGCAGTGATACGCCGAATACTGCTGCAGTAACGAAAAAGGCGCCCTCATGGGCGCCTTTTTTGTGAGCGGCTCAGCCGCACGCTTGCTTAACCTTGTCTCGGAAATCTTTCCGGAGCTGCTCGTTCTCCTCTTCGGTGACATAAACCCGGTCACCGTTTTCGTCCAAATCGTAGAACGTGGAGATCCGTTCCATGTTCTTTAGCTGAGCCCGCATCTTGGCGCATAAATCCGCCTTCTTAGCTGCCTGCTCTGCTGCTTTCGCCTGATCCACCTGACGCGCTTCCCGGTCCTTTTGCTGTTCCGAGAGGAAATCCTGCATGCGCTGCTGACGCTCCTGAGCCGAGGCGTCGTTGCTGACCGGTGGCGGAGCTACTTTAACCTTCTTAGGCGCGACTTCAGCCGGCGGCTGATCACCAAAGTGAGTGCGGCCTTCTGCATCGACCCAGCGATAAACGCCGGCGCTGACTGACATGGAGAAAACCATCGACAAAACGAAGAGCGACTTGAGCAAAACGATCATCCCTACCGGTTGTTAGTTTCCGCGGCCCGTCTGACACCGCAGAATTCAGCTACTGATCCTGCACTTTAGAGTAAAACAGATCACGCGATAACGCCTCAGATTGAGGAACTCAGGTCGCGTAACGAACCCTTTCTTCCATTAAATTCGGTCGTGAAACCGTGTCGATAATAGTGACGTCGGTATGCATCCGATCGACTTTTTTCTTGAAAGTATCCATGTCCATGTCACGCCAATAACGTTCTGGGCGACCAGCCTCACGGTCGTGTTCTGCCGTCACTGGATCCATGTCGCGGTATTTTTCGAGCAAAGGAAAATCCGGAAGTGGCCTGGTGACGTCCATGTAATTCTGGATGAAATCCCAATAGGCATAGCACATGTTTGGGTGCCCGTGAGACCCCAGAATGTCGCCGACAGTAACGTCCAGTTTGCTATAGCGATGAGACAGTACCAGATCAAACAAACTGCCATGGCGGTCTACTCGTGCGCAGCACCAGGCGTCGAATTCATAGAAGGGATGTTCAATAACATCGGGTGGCTTGCGTGGCATCAACGGCAGTTTGCGGGGGTACTGCCAAACCTTGACCATGCCGGTTCGGCGGTTGAACTCCCATTCTGGGCCGCGGCCTGCTTTGAGAAGCCATCTGGGAAACAGGCGAAACGCGAGGTCTGAAACTAACCACAATATTGGTCCCCCAAAAAACAGCACCAATTCTATCTCGGTTGTACCTTGCACGAACGCCACCCAGGACTCTCCAGTGCTTCGTACTAGTGGAGATAACATCAAAAAAGCGAGCAATGAAATTGGAGTAACTAGGTAAAACCAGAGTTTTCCCAGAACGTTCATCATGTCGAAGAATCTCGTCCTCAAAGCCATATGAGCATGGCGCAAACACTCATGGTCATTCTCGGACTGAAGCCCAATCTTCTTCGCCATATCCTCCCGCTTTTCCAACTTTCGGAGTTTTTTTGGTGAAGAGCTGGAGAACAAGCTTGGTGGCACAACATCCCTGGTGCTGCCCCACGGGAGACGCAGACTGGCAGATCTGCTCAGCTTGGAGCGGTTCAGCTCGTCGTGCTGATCCTTCTGGAGAGGCAACATATCTGGGCGATAGGTGGCGACTCCGTAATAGTTTCCATCATATGTATCGTTGACGTTCACATCAGCCATTTTCCTGGACCCTTTCGCTATACCAGAAGGACTGATCTCTCGTGGCGAAATCAGGCACAGTATGTTCGCTGTTTTTCGCATTGTATGTTAATGGGTCCTCAGGTGGCGGTGCAGGAAAAACCATCTGCTTCTCCCCCAGCGTTTTTGGCGCCTTAACCTGAATTTTTGCAGACCAACGGTAGGTTTTGGTTTCCCACCGGTTTGGTTGCCAGAAATAGCTGGATTCAATCTCCTGCCGCCT from Marinobacter sp. LA51 carries:
- a CDS encoding OmpA family protein, producing MSIMRSCAMAAVAATLVTPAIAEERRDTIYINPFAGFQYFDDKRALDESATYGFGVEYRFLPNWAIEGVYSRANADHKYGSGDFDFEEVRVDGTYYFAGPEEKWNPYVSLGAGHADFGNDSSRMGTSGSNHDETRVNVGTGVRYNVTDRFSLRGDLREFHGIDESTFDTQVSLGFSLAFARTTTSPSSAPAPAPVPAKPADSDNDGVIDSRDQCPGTKAGVTVNTAGCELDADNDGVVNSADQCPNTTAGADVDATGCEGVTETIETFEVEVQFPTNSSVIGSQYDDEIRRVADFVKAHPETVVEIGGHSDDRGDADYNQTLSKRRAQAVAKRLTDAFGIDPERVTAVGYGETEPVASNTTAEGRAANRRVEARIQVQR
- a CDS encoding OmpA family protein yields the protein MSIMRSCAMAAVAATLASPAMAEERQATTYINPFAAYQIFDNERELSETGTFGVGAEYRFTPNWAVEALFSRADADREGALGSSDFEEIRMDAIYYFAGPEEAWNPYLSAGAGHADFGTNAAAPRTAGSNHDETRFNVGAGVRYNITDIVSLRADLREFHGVEDSTFDTQISLGLSLAFVHATPPPPDADNDGVIDSADQCPNTPAGAKVNRTGCQLDGDQDGVVDARDACPNTPRGAKVDGRGCELDSDNDGVVNSIDECPNTAAGAKVDAKGCEGITKTIETFEIEVQFPLNSAEIGDSYDDEIRRVADFLKANPETIVEIAGHSDSTGAADYNLNLSQLRAEAVAARLTDALGVNPARVSATGYGETQPIASNDTAEGRATNRRVEARIKIKQ
- a CDS encoding DUF4124 domain-containing protein; translated protein: MSVSAGVYRWVDAEGRTHFGDQPPAEVAPKKVKVAPPPVSNDASAQERQQRMQDFLSEQQKDREARQVDQAKAAEQAAKKADLCAKMRAQLKNMERISTFYDLDENGDRVYVTEEENEQLRKDFRDKVKQACG